From Carya illinoinensis cultivar Pawnee chromosome 5, C.illinoinensisPawnee_v1, whole genome shotgun sequence, one genomic window encodes:
- the LOC122311624 gene encoding receptor-like protein EIX2 isoform X1: MRGCYLQFLLLLLGLLSCNATKLGFNSNLLTDSKLRCIQEERQTLLQFKQHLVDPSHWLSSWDNGTEDCCKWKGISCSNKTGHVVTLDLRANLRYVKTATKYLGGEISSSLLGLQYLTYMDLSFNNFSGKSFPTFVGSLTRLQYLNLSNTNIAGTIPLQLGNLSRLISLDLSWNYDLTETHNLDWLIHLSSLIHLDISSVNLSQVVNWPNKVMMLPSLIHLSLSYCSLSTMTPQLLSINANFSSQLLFLDLFNNHLNCSIFHWLLNFTTSAVDLDLGANELQCSIPYAFGSMSSLRKLDLNGNKLVGGIPKSFWNLCSLDSLYLQDNNLHGNLYEFMSNASGCLVDSLQNFQISNNKFTGPLPQSIGNLSNLHILDVYENSLVGVITEAHFSNLSKLKELYLGFNPLILSFNYDWVPPFQLDCIFLSHCRLGSAFPKWLQSQKNYRILDISNAGISDIIPTWFWDFPPRLYHLNMYNNQLHGNLPDLSSSRLDEFAIIDLSTNRFNGSIPHFPSNVLSLDLSNNRFSGPISFLCELNTPTLLEFLILSNNTLSGELPDCWTYIPDLVVLNLANNNFYGKIPDSMGSLVLVQLLHLSNNGFVGKIPTSLQKCSKLITMDLGANNLSGMVPPWIGDSFPNLVILNLRSNQLFGSLPLNLCRLQHIQILDLSLNKINGTIPECIYNLTAMSHTMDTISSAIYASNSIGSYTDSASLVWKGREFVFKDFLGLVKMIDFSNNKLHGEIPEGITNLTELIALNLSRNNLSGLIPLKIGLLINLESLDLSRNQLYGEIPMSISNLSFLSQLDLSANNLSGKIPTGTQIQSLDAFAFMGNPKLCGSPLPNKCLEDLHPISTNTQGHKNDNVQANDDDGFITKGFYVAATLGFIVGFWWVCFILALNQC; encoded by the coding sequence ATGAGAGGTTGTTATCTCCAATTTCTGCTTCTACTACTTGGCCTCTTATCATGCAATGCAACAAAACTTGGATTTAATTCCAATTTGCTTACGGATTCTAAACTCAGATGCATACAGGAAGAACGACAAACACTTCTCCAATTCAAGCAACACCTTGTTGATCCTTCCCATTGGCTGTCTTCTTGGGACAATGGTACTGAAGATTGTTGCAAGTGGAAAGGAATTAGTTGCAGCAACAAAACAGGTCATGTTGTTACGCTTGATCTCCGGGCAAATTTGCGGTATGTTAAAACTGCAACTAAATATCTAGGAGGTGAGATAAGCTCTTCATTACTTGGATTGCAATATTTGACTTACATGGACTTAAGTTTCAATAACTTTTCCGGAAAATCCTTCCCAACTTTTGTTGGCTCACTCACTAGATTACAATATCTCAATCTTTCAAACACCAATATAGCCGGAACCATTCCATTACAATTAGGAAATCTCTCGAGATTGATTTctcttgatctcagttggaaTTATGATTTGACGGAGACACATAATCTTGATTGGTTAATTCATCTTTCATCCTTAATACACTTGGACATAAGCAGTGTTAACCTGAGCCAAGTAGTCAATTGGCCCAATAAGGTTATGATGCTCCCTTCTTTGATACACTTGAGTCTAAGTTATTGTAGTCTCTCCACAATGACTCCTCAATTGCTTTCCATCAATGCTAATTTCTCATCACAACTTCTATTTCTAGATCTCTTTAACAATCATCTCAACTGCTCCATATTTCATTGGTTGCTCAACTTCACTACAAGCGCTGTTGATCTGGACCTTGGAGCTAACGAGTTACAATGCTCCATTCCATATGCTTTTGGTAGCATGAGTTCTCTTCGAAAACTAGATCTCAACGGAAATAAGCTTGTTGGTGGCATTCCAAAATCTTTTTGGAATTTATGCTCCTTAGATTCATTGTATCTTCAGGATAACAATCTTCATGGAAATCTTTACgaatttatgagtaatgcatcaGGTTGCTTAGTGGACTCTTTGCAGAATTTTCAAATAAGCAACAATAAATTCACGGGACCATTGCCGCAGAGTATTGGAAACCTATCCAATCTTCATATTTTGGATGTTTATGAGAATTCCCTTGTAGGGGTGATCACTGAAGcccatttttcaaatctctccAAACTGAAAGAGTTATATTTAGGTTTCAACCCCTTGATTTTGAGCTTCAACTACGACTGGGTCCCTCCATTCCAATtggattgtatttttttaagccATTGCAGATTAGGATCGGCTTTCCCGAAGTGGCTTCAAAGTCAAAAGAATTATCGTATACTTGATATTTCTAATGCTGGGATTTCTGACATTATCCCTACTTGGTTTTGGGACTTCCCTCCCAGGTTATACCATTTAAATATGTATAACAATCAGTTACATGGGAACTTGCCAGacttgtcatcatccagacttGATGAGTTTGCTATTATAGATTTAAGCACCAATCGTTTCAATGGTTCAATACCACATTTTCCATCAAATGTGTTATCACTAGACCTATCGAATAATAGGTTTTCTGGGCCCATTTCCTTCCTATGTGAACTCAATACTCCAACGTTATTGGAGTTTTTAATCCTCTCAAACAATACACTGTCTGGAGAGCTTCCAGATTGCTGGACATATATTCCTGACTTGGTTGTTCTTAATTTGGCCAATAACAATTTCTATGGAAAAATACCAGACTCAATGGGCTCCTTAGTCTTGGTTCAACTTTTGCATTTAAGCAACAATGGATTTGTGGGAAAGATTCCAACATCCCTTCAAAAATGTAGCAAGTTAATAACCATGGACTTGGGAGCAAATAACTTGTCCGGAATGGTACCTCCATGGATTGGTGATAGTTTTCCAAATTTGGTTATTCTTAACCTACGATCGAATCAGCTTTTTGGAAGTTTGCCTTTGAACCTATGTCGTCTACAACATATTCAGATCTTGGACCTTTCTTTGAACAAGATTAATGGAACTATTCCAGAATGTATCTACAATTTGACTGCAATGTCTCATACAATGGATACAATTTCAAGTGCCATTTATGCAAGCAATTCAATTGGATCTTATACAGACTCTGCATCCTTGGTATGGAAAGGAAGAGAGTTTGTGTTCAAAGATTTCTTGGGACTTGTGAAGATGATTGATTTTTCAAATAACAAATTACATGGAGAGATTCCAGAAGGTATTACTAACCTTACAGAATTAATTGCCTTGAATTTATCCAGAAACAATTTATCTGGATTAATCCCTCTGAAGATCGGTTTGTTGATAAATTTGGAGTCTCTTGATTTATCTAGAAACCAACTTTATGGTGAAATCCCAATGAGCATTTCCAACTTAAGTTTCCTCAGCCAGTTGGACTTGTCCGCCAACAACTTATCCGGCAAAATCCCAACAGGAACTCAAATACAGAGCCTCGATGCTTTTGCATTTATGGGAAATCCTAAACTATGTGGCTCTCCACTTCCAAACAAGTGTCTAGAAGATCTTCATCCAATTTCCACTAACACTCAGGGCCACAAGAATGATAATGTTCAGgcaaatgatgatgatggatTTATAACTAAAGGATTTTATGTTGCTGCAACTCTTGGATTCATTGTAGGATTTTGGTGGGTGTGTTTTATATTAGCACTTAATCAATGCTAA
- the LOC122311624 gene encoding receptor-like protein EIX1 isoform X2, with the protein MRGCYLQFLLLLLGLLSCNATKLGFNSNLLTDSKLRCIQEERQTLLQFKQHLVDPSHWLSSWDNGTEDCCKWKGISCSNKTGHVVTLDLRANLRYVKTATKYLGGEISSSLLGLQYLTYMDLSFNNFSGKSFPTFVGSLTRLQYLNLSNTNIAGTIPLQLGNLSRLISLDLSWNYDLTETHNLDWLIHLSSLIHLDISSVNLSQVVNWPNKVMMLPSLIHLSLSYCSLSTMTPQLLSINANFSSQLLFLDLFNNHLNCSIFHWLLNFTTSAVDLDLGANELQCSIPYAFGSMSSLRKLDLNGNKLVGGIPKSFWNLCSLDSLYLQDNNLHGNLYEFMSNASGCLVDSLQNFQISNNKFTGPLPQSIGNLSNLHILDVYENSLVGVITEAHFSNLSKLKELYLGFNPLILSFNYDWVPPFQLDCIFLSHCRLGSAFPKWLQSQKNYRILDISNAGISDIIPTWFWDFPPRLYHLNMYNNQLHGNLPDLSSSRLDEFAIIDLSTNRFNGSIPHFPSNVLSLDLSNNRFSGPISFLCELNTPTLLEFLILSNNTLSGELPDCWTYIPDLVVLNLANNNFYGKIPDSMGSLVLVQLLHLSNNGFVGKIPTSLQKCSKLITMDLGANNLSGMVPPWIGDSFPNLVILNLRSNQLFGSLPLNLCRLQHIQILDLSLNKINGTIPECIYNLTAMSHTMDTISSAIYASNSIGSYTDSASLVWKGREFVFKDFLGLVKMIDFSNNKLHGEIPEVS; encoded by the exons ATGAGAGGTTGTTATCTCCAATTTCTGCTTCTACTACTTGGCCTCTTATCATGCAATGCAACAAAACTTGGATTTAATTCCAATTTGCTTACGGATTCTAAACTCAGATGCATACAGGAAGAACGACAAACACTTCTCCAATTCAAGCAACACCTTGTTGATCCTTCCCATTGGCTGTCTTCTTGGGACAATGGTACTGAAGATTGTTGCAAGTGGAAAGGAATTAGTTGCAGCAACAAAACAGGTCATGTTGTTACGCTTGATCTCCGGGCAAATTTGCGGTATGTTAAAACTGCAACTAAATATCTAGGAGGTGAGATAAGCTCTTCATTACTTGGATTGCAATATTTGACTTACATGGACTTAAGTTTCAATAACTTTTCCGGAAAATCCTTCCCAACTTTTGTTGGCTCACTCACTAGATTACAATATCTCAATCTTTCAAACACCAATATAGCCGGAACCATTCCATTACAATTAGGAAATCTCTCGAGATTGATTTctcttgatctcagttggaaTTATGATTTGACGGAGACACATAATCTTGATTGGTTAATTCATCTTTCATCCTTAATACACTTGGACATAAGCAGTGTTAACCTGAGCCAAGTAGTCAATTGGCCCAATAAGGTTATGATGCTCCCTTCTTTGATACACTTGAGTCTAAGTTATTGTAGTCTCTCCACAATGACTCCTCAATTGCTTTCCATCAATGCTAATTTCTCATCACAACTTCTATTTCTAGATCTCTTTAACAATCATCTCAACTGCTCCATATTTCATTGGTTGCTCAACTTCACTACAAGCGCTGTTGATCTGGACCTTGGAGCTAACGAGTTACAATGCTCCATTCCATATGCTTTTGGTAGCATGAGTTCTCTTCGAAAACTAGATCTCAACGGAAATAAGCTTGTTGGTGGCATTCCAAAATCTTTTTGGAATTTATGCTCCTTAGATTCATTGTATCTTCAGGATAACAATCTTCATGGAAATCTTTACgaatttatgagtaatgcatcaGGTTGCTTAGTGGACTCTTTGCAGAATTTTCAAATAAGCAACAATAAATTCACGGGACCATTGCCGCAGAGTATTGGAAACCTATCCAATCTTCATATTTTGGATGTTTATGAGAATTCCCTTGTAGGGGTGATCACTGAAGcccatttttcaaatctctccAAACTGAAAGAGTTATATTTAGGTTTCAACCCCTTGATTTTGAGCTTCAACTACGACTGGGTCCCTCCATTCCAATtggattgtatttttttaagccATTGCAGATTAGGATCGGCTTTCCCGAAGTGGCTTCAAAGTCAAAAGAATTATCGTATACTTGATATTTCTAATGCTGGGATTTCTGACATTATCCCTACTTGGTTTTGGGACTTCCCTCCCAGGTTATACCATTTAAATATGTATAACAATCAGTTACATGGGAACTTGCCAGacttgtcatcatccagacttGATGAGTTTGCTATTATAGATTTAAGCACCAATCGTTTCAATGGTTCAATACCACATTTTCCATCAAATGTGTTATCACTAGACCTATCGAATAATAGGTTTTCTGGGCCCATTTCCTTCCTATGTGAACTCAATACTCCAACGTTATTGGAGTTTTTAATCCTCTCAAACAATACACTGTCTGGAGAGCTTCCAGATTGCTGGACATATATTCCTGACTTGGTTGTTCTTAATTTGGCCAATAACAATTTCTATGGAAAAATACCAGACTCAATGGGCTCCTTAGTCTTGGTTCAACTTTTGCATTTAAGCAACAATGGATTTGTGGGAAAGATTCCAACATCCCTTCAAAAATGTAGCAAGTTAATAACCATGGACTTGGGAGCAAATAACTTGTCCGGAATGGTACCTCCATGGATTGGTGATAGTTTTCCAAATTTGGTTATTCTTAACCTACGATCGAATCAGCTTTTTGGAAGTTTGCCTTTGAACCTATGTCGTCTACAACATATTCAGATCTTGGACCTTTCTTTGAACAAGATTAATGGAACTATTCCAGAATGTATCTACAATTTGACTGCAATGTCTCATACAATGGATACAATTTCAAGTGCCATTTATGCAAGCAATTCAATTGGATCTTATACAGACTCTGCATCCTTGGTATGGAAAGGAAGAGAGTTTGTGTTCAAAGATTTCTTGGGACTTGTGAAGATGATTGATTTTTCAAATAACAAATTACATGGAGAGATTCCAGAAG TCTCTTGA